Proteins from a genomic interval of Desulfobacterales bacterium:
- a CDS encoding rhomboid family intramembrane serine protease, whose protein sequence is MPRSRLQTEIAATTPDRLRIELWSLVLSAVGIGHRVEQTPADWIIRVAAEDQERARAELAAFEQENANWPPVPPAPRQSAELFSSPPTILLLGALAVFFAITGSWSPNAPWFSRGAAIGKAILVNGEWWRLLTALTLHADPAHLMGNLIIGGFPVHYLCRVLGSGLGWMLLLLSGVLGNYLNIVLHGPSHNSVGFSTAVFGAIGLLVGYQAITKRTQALRAILAPLAAGVALLALLGSSGEHTDLGAHFFGLIVGMILGGLAWTIPARILERALFQNLLLAGTMFSVVLAWLAAWG, encoded by the coding sequence ATGCCCCGCTCTCGACTCCAGACCGAAATCGCCGCAACGACCCCGGACAGACTACGGATTGAACTCTGGTCCCTGGTCCTGTCGGCCGTGGGCATTGGACACCGGGTCGAGCAGACCCCGGCCGACTGGATTATCCGGGTGGCGGCCGAGGATCAGGAACGGGCCCGGGCCGAACTTGCGGCCTTTGAGCAGGAAAACGCCAACTGGCCCCCGGTTCCACCGGCGCCGCGACAAAGTGCTGAACTGTTTTCTTCGCCGCCCACGATTCTCCTGCTCGGCGCACTTGCCGTATTTTTCGCAATCACCGGGTCTTGGAGTCCCAATGCCCCGTGGTTCAGCCGCGGGGCGGCCATTGGCAAGGCCATCCTTGTTAATGGCGAATGGTGGCGCCTGCTCACCGCGCTGACCCTTCACGCCGATCCGGCTCATCTCATGGGCAACCTGATCATCGGCGGATTTCCGGTCCACTATCTCTGCCGGGTCCTGGGCAGCGGCCTGGGCTGGATGCTGCTGTTGCTGTCCGGTGTTCTCGGCAACTACCTTAATATCGTTCTGCACGGTCCCAGCCATAACTCGGTGGGTTTTTCCACCGCCGTGTTCGGGGCCATCGGTCTGTTGGTGGGGTATCAGGCCATTACCAAACGGACCCAGGCACTCAGGGCGATCCTGGCGCCCCTGGCGGCCGGAGTCGCGCTTCTGGCTCTGCTGGGCAGCAGCGGCGAGCATACCGATCTGGGAGCCCACTTCTTCGGATTGATCGTCGGCATGATCCTGGGGGGCCTGGCCTGGACAATTCCCGCCCGTATTCTTGAAAGGGCATTGTTCCAGAACCTGCTCCTGGCAGGCACGATGTTTTCCGTGGTTCTCGCCTGGCTGGCGGCATGGGGATAA
- a CDS encoding NYN domain-containing protein, with the protein MRTSIYVDGFNLYYRALKGSPYKWLDLKALTANLLQPHHIIAEIKYFTAIVSGNIDPGQPIRQKTYIRALEKYVPEASVYYGHFLSHPVSAPQYPLTNPLQFAKVMKTEEKGSDVNMAVHILNDAWLDRYDCAVIISNDSDLAESLRLVREQHNKVIGLLSPLINGHPSRELQKHAHFVKRIRKGVLKISQLPSPIPGSTIRKPQGW; encoded by the coding sequence ATGCGAACATCGATCTATGTTGATGGTTTTAATCTCTACTACCGAGCCCTCAAGGGTTCTCCCTACAAGTGGTTGGACTTAAAAGCGTTAACAGCCAACCTCTTGCAGCCCCACCATATTATCGCTGAAATTAAATACTTCACTGCCATTGTTTCCGGGAATATCGATCCCGGACAACCGATCCGTCAGAAGACGTACATACGGGCACTTGAGAAATATGTGCCCGAGGCTTCCGTGTACTATGGCCACTTTTTGAGCCATCCGGTCTCGGCGCCGCAATACCCTTTAACCAATCCGCTTCAGTTCGCTAAGGTTATGAAGACGGAGGAAAAGGGCTCTGATGTCAACATGGCGGTTCATATCCTGAATGATGCCTGGCTTGACAGGTATGATTGTGCCGTGATCATATCGAATGATAGTGATCTGGCAGAGTCGTTGCGCCTGGTTCGTGAACAGCACAACAAAGTGATCGGCCTGCTTTCTCCGTTGATCAACGGGCATCCCTCCCGGGAACTCCAGAAGCATGCCCATTTTGTCAAAAGAATCAGAAAAGGGGTTTTGAAAATTTCACAGTTGCCTTCCCCCATCCCTGGATCTACCATTCGCAAGCCGCAAGGCTGGTAA
- a CDS encoding recombination-associated protein RdgC, giving the protein MGFLSGSASYVRYAVEGDLPEKFFEFVAERVAGFSFRDIDDTLDEYSIGWVSVGNMFDSRFAFGSYTVADYIVLAMRIDERKVPAAILNKFAKKEEERVKKERELPKLSRAHRQEIKERVRQQLASRAVPAPSVYELCWNLADNTVLFFSNNKKAQAVLEDFFKDCFEVHLVMQVPYLAAGHLLGPDGEEALAQLRPTIFV; this is encoded by the coding sequence ATGGGATTTCTTTCCGGGTCAGCCAGTTACGTACGCTACGCGGTTGAGGGCGACCTGCCGGAAAAATTTTTTGAATTCGTGGCCGAGCGTGTCGCCGGGTTCAGTTTCCGGGACATCGACGATACCCTGGATGAGTATTCCATCGGCTGGGTGTCGGTTGGAAACATGTTCGACAGCCGCTTCGCCTTTGGTTCCTACACCGTGGCAGATTATATCGTCCTGGCCATGCGCATCGATGAGCGCAAGGTGCCGGCGGCGATCTTGAACAAGTTCGCCAAAAAGGAAGAGGAACGGGTCAAGAAGGAACGTGAACTCCCCAAGCTGAGCCGGGCCCATCGCCAGGAGATCAAGGAACGGGTCCGTCAGCAGCTCGCCAGCCGGGCCGTACCCGCCCCATCGGTCTATGAGCTGTGCTGGAACCTGGCTGACAACACCGTGCTTTTCTTCAGCAATAATAAAAAGGCCCAGGCGGTGCTGGAAGATTTTTTCAAGGATTGTTTCGAGGTCCACCTGGTGATGCAGGTACCCTATCTCGCGGCCGGCCACCTGCTCGGCCCAGACGGCGAGGAAGCTCTGGCCCAATTGCGGCCAACAATTTTTGTCTAA
- the gatB gene encoding Asp-tRNA(Asn)/Glu-tRNA(Gln) amidotransferase subunit GatB, with product MEFETVIGLEIHAQLKTLSKIFCGCSTAFGAPANTHTCPVCLGMPGVLPVLNHQVVEYAIRMALATNCEIGATNVFARKNYFYPDLPKGYQISQFERPLAEHGWVEIEAAGRHRRIGLTRIHMEEDAGKLIHDEHESKSYVDLNRTGVPLIEIVSEPDIRSPEEAAAYLKKLHAILRYLDICDGNMQEGSFRCDANISLRPKGQEELGTRTELKNMNSFRNVQRALEYEERRQRDLLLDNGEVVQETLLWDADKNVTTSMRGKEEAHDYRYFPDPDLVPVVIDRQWIERVRATMPELPDERKSRFITEFELPEYDAGVLTADRELADYFESAHALYPRAKKLSNWIMTELMRELRNEDAGITACAVGPENLAALLKMIEAGTISGKIAKTVFAEMMASGKDAGTIVKEKNLVQVSDADELLGMVREILAANPRQVADFRGGKTKLIGFFVGQLMQKTRGKANPRLANQLFARELAKDK from the coding sequence ATGGAGTTTGAGACTGTAATCGGGCTGGAGATCCATGCCCAGTTAAAGACATTGAGCAAGATTTTCTGCGGTTGTTCCACTGCCTTCGGTGCGCCGGCCAACACCCATACCTGCCCGGTCTGCCTGGGCATGCCCGGGGTGCTGCCGGTCTTGAACCACCAGGTGGTGGAGTATGCCATCCGGATGGCCCTGGCCACCAACTGCGAGATCGGCGCAACCAACGTCTTTGCCCGCAAGAACTATTTTTATCCGGACCTGCCCAAGGGATATCAGATCTCCCAGTTCGAGCGTCCCCTTGCCGAGCATGGCTGGGTCGAAATCGAGGCGGCGGGCAGACATCGCCGCATCGGGCTCACCCGGATCCACATGGAGGAGGATGCCGGCAAGTTGATCCATGACGAGCATGAGTCCAAAAGCTACGTGGACCTCAACCGGACCGGGGTGCCGTTGATCGAGATCGTCAGCGAGCCGGATATCCGCTCGCCCGAGGAGGCGGCCGCCTATCTGAAAAAACTGCACGCCATTCTCCGCTACCTGGATATCTGCGACGGCAATATGCAGGAAGGCAGCTTCCGTTGCGATGCCAATATCTCGCTTCGGCCCAAGGGGCAAGAGGAACTCGGCACCCGCACCGAGCTGAAGAACATGAACTCCTTCCGTAACGTGCAGAGGGCCCTGGAATATGAAGAGAGGCGGCAGCGGGACCTGCTCCTGGACAACGGCGAGGTGGTGCAGGAGACCCTGCTCTGGGATGCGGATAAAAACGTGACCACCTCCATGCGCGGCAAGGAGGAGGCCCATGATTATCGCTATTTCCCGGACCCGGATCTGGTGCCGGTGGTGATTGACCGGCAGTGGATCGAGCGGGTCCGGGCCACCATGCCCGAGCTGCCCGATGAGCGCAAGTCCCGGTTTATTACCGAGTTTGAGCTGCCGGAATACGATGCCGGGGTGTTGACCGCGGATCGGGAGCTGGCCGATTATTTCGAAAGCGCCCACGCCCTCTATCCCCGGGCCAAAAAACTCAGCAACTGGATCATGACCGAACTGATGCGGGAACTGCGCAACGAGGATGCTGGTATCACTGCCTGCGCGGTGGGTCCGGAGAATCTGGCCGCGCTCCTGAAGATGATCGAGGCCGGTACCATCAGCGGCAAGATCGCCAAGACGGTGTTTGCGGAGATGATGGCCAGCGGCAAGGATGCCGGGACCATTGTCAAGGAGAAGAACCTTGTCCAGGTAAGCGATGCGGACGAGTTGCTCGGGATGGTCCGCGAGATTCTCGCGGCCAACCCCCGGCAGGTGGCGGATTTCAGGGGCGGCAAGACCAAGCTGATCGGCTTTTTTGTCGGCCAGTTGATGCAGAAGACCAGGGGCAAGGCCAACCCCAGGCTGGCCAATCAACTCTTTGCCAGGGAGTTGGCCAAGGATAAATGA
- the radC gene encoding DNA repair protein RadC, whose product MEKGDWRKKGAGHRQRLRDKFLARGIKAFNDDELLELLLSFGTPRIDCKDTARAVLAHFNNSLAAVLDAPAEELIKIKGMGRKNIFALHFVQGTARRYLKQRVLGKQYIHSSREVGDYLVHLLRGREREVFIAVFLDGAHAVIATETVAEGTISVNTIYPRELIKQALKYNAAALIVAHNHPSGSLTPSAQDINLTRTLFMACSLMNITLLDHLLVGAAQEVYSFADHGLMTDISSRCAQLLNQPDRG is encoded by the coding sequence ATGGAAAAGGGCGATTGGCGAAAAAAAGGCGCCGGCCACCGGCAGCGGTTGCGGGACAAGTTCCTCGCCCGCGGCATCAAGGCCTTTAACGACGATGAACTGCTCGAACTGCTGCTCAGTTTCGGCACCCCGCGGATCGACTGCAAGGACACGGCCCGGGCCGTGCTGGCCCATTTCAACAACTCCCTGGCCGCGGTGCTGGACGCCCCGGCCGAGGAGTTGATCAAGATAAAGGGCATGGGCCGGAAGAACATCTTTGCCCTTCATTTTGTCCAGGGAACGGCCCGGCGTTATCTCAAGCAGCGGGTACTCGGCAAGCAGTACATCCATTCCTCCCGCGAGGTGGGCGACTACCTTGTCCACCTGCTGCGGGGCCGGGAGCGGGAGGTGTTCATCGCTGTTTTTCTCGATGGTGCCCATGCGGTGATTGCCACCGAGACCGTGGCCGAGGGTACTATTTCAGTGAACACCATCTATCCGCGCGAATTAATCAAGCAGGCCCTGAAGTACAATGCCGCCGCGCTGATCGTGGCCCACAACCACCCCTCCGGCAGCCTGACCCCGTCGGCCCAGGATATCAACCTGACCCGGACCCTGTTCATGGCCTGTTCCCTGATGAACATCACCCTGCTCGACCATCTCCTGGTCGGCGCGGCGCAAGAGGTATACAGCTTTGCCGATCACGGCCTGATGACCGATATCAGCTCCCGATGCGCCCAACTCCTCAACCAGCCGGACCGGGGCTGA
- the hemW gene encoding radical SAM family heme chaperone HemW, producing the protein MEVYDLPGPGQGEEIATIYVHVPFCRSRCPYCSFVSFVVDRDGQVVDYGRALIDQAKAMAENPWVRARQFTSLFFGGGTPARLSVDQLAALCDIFLRRYPFSTEVEPEVSLETNPNTVSRQMLAGLRQAGINRLSIGVQSLSDRLLKKLGRTHSAADARRAVRLARQAGFANLNLDLMYGLPRQSTADWQETLARALELGPEHLAIYELTVEPGTPFAGRLAAGDLHLPDEETLLAMAEVTATLLNQAGFTRYEISNYGRPGYYCRHNINYWENGPYLGIGAGAVSCFSGVRIRNVEDPGEFVRMVAAGRPPFLDAECLDHQSRFRETVIMGLRMLDGISCSRLEERFGLEPRQYYGPLLERLIKEGWLAGSGDRLRLTGPGLGVADSVLSQLV; encoded by the coding sequence ATGGAGGTGTACGACCTGCCGGGCCCGGGCCAGGGCGAGGAGATTGCCACCATTTATGTGCATGTCCCCTTCTGCCGGAGCAGATGTCCTTACTGCTCCTTTGTCTCCTTTGTTGTTGACCGGGACGGGCAGGTCGTTGACTACGGCCGGGCGTTGATCGACCAGGCCAAGGCCATGGCTGAAAATCCCTGGGTCCGGGCGCGTCAATTTACCTCGCTGTTTTTCGGGGGCGGCACCCCTGCCCGGCTGTCCGTTGACCAACTGGCGGCCCTGTGCGATATTTTTTTGCGCCGCTACCCCTTTTCCACGGAAGTTGAACCCGAGGTAAGCCTTGAGACCAACCCCAACACGGTATCCCGGCAGATGCTTGCTGGTCTGCGCCAGGCCGGAATCAACCGGCTCAGCATCGGGGTCCAGTCCCTTTCCGACCGGCTGTTAAAGAAACTGGGCCGCACCCATTCCGCGGCCGATGCCCGCCGGGCCGTGCGCCTGGCCCGGCAGGCCGGGTTTGCCAATCTCAACCTGGACCTGATGTATGGCCTGCCGAGGCAGTCAACGGCCGACTGGCAAGAGACCCTGGCCAGGGCCCTTGAGCTTGGGCCCGAGCATCTGGCGATCTATGAGCTGACCGTTGAGCCGGGCACCCCTTTTGCCGGACGGCTGGCGGCCGGCGACCTGCACCTGCCGGATGAGGAGACCCTGCTGGCCATGGCGGAGGTAACCGCGACGCTGTTGAACCAGGCCGGGTTTACGCGCTACGAGATCTCCAACTACGGCCGGCCCGGTTATTATTGCCGCCACAATATCAATTACTGGGAAAACGGCCCCTATCTCGGCATCGGCGCCGGGGCGGTCTCCTGTTTTTCCGGGGTGCGGATCCGCAACGTCGAGGATCCTGGGGAATTTGTCCGGATGGTGGCGGCCGGCCGGCCCCCTTTTCTAGACGCGGAATGCCTGGACCACCAATCCCGGTTCCGGGAGACGGTGATCATGGGGCTGCGAATGCTGGACGGGATCTCCTGCAGCCGGCTTGAAGAACGGTTCGGGCTCGAGCCGCGCCAGTATTATGGGCCGCTGCTGGAGCGGCTGATAAAAGAGGGCTGGCTGGCTGGCAGCGGAGACCGGCTCCGCCTTACCGGCCCGGGGCTTGGTGTGGCCGATTCAGTGTTGAGCCAGCTGGTATAA
- the radA gene encoding DNA repair protein RadA, with product MKAKKPEVVYICQGCGYQSRKWLGRCPDCREWQSLVEERVTASRGGGTGTKTATAIPVPLVSAPEDDDQRSTTGIAELDRVLGNGVVPGSMILIGGDPGIGKSTLMLHMLAGMAAQGCRVLYVSGEESVQQIKMRARRLNALHPDLFLAMESNVEAIIGMADHMQPGLLVVDSIQTLFTEEFPSAPGSVTQVRESAARLMTLAKTSRIPVVLVGHVTKDGAIAGPRVLEHMVDCVLYFEGDRGHAFRILRTVKNRYGSTNEIGVFEMKEEGLVQVDNPSEIFLAERSVDVPGSVVMPSIEGSRPILVEVQALVSSTNFGTPRRTAIGADPQRLALLTAVLEKKAGLSLVANDIFLNIAGGIRIDEPALDLGVISAIASGFLERPIPAATVVCGEVGLAGEVRAVGQIEMRLKEAYRLGFTRFILPRSNAARLGAKVRKQTPLELIGVATVTELLDRVF from the coding sequence ATGAAGGCAAAGAAACCGGAAGTTGTTTATATCTGCCAGGGCTGCGGCTATCAGAGCCGTAAATGGCTGGGCCGCTGCCCTGACTGCCGGGAGTGGCAGAGCCTGGTTGAAGAACGGGTCACTGCCTCCCGCGGCGGCGGGACCGGAACTAAAACCGCGACCGCCATCCCGGTCCCGCTGGTGTCGGCGCCCGAGGATGACGATCAGCGCTCCACCACTGGAATCGCGGAGCTGGACCGGGTCCTGGGCAACGGGGTGGTGCCGGGCTCGATGATCCTCATCGGCGGCGACCCCGGGATCGGCAAATCCACCCTGATGCTCCACATGCTGGCCGGGATGGCGGCCCAGGGGTGCCGGGTTCTCTATGTAAGCGGCGAGGAATCGGTGCAGCAGATCAAGATGCGGGCCAGACGGCTCAATGCCTTGCACCCTGACTTGTTCCTGGCCATGGAGAGCAATGTTGAGGCGATTATCGGTATGGCCGACCATATGCAGCCCGGCCTGCTGGTGGTGGATTCGATCCAGACCCTGTTTACCGAGGAGTTTCCCTCGGCCCCGGGCAGCGTCACCCAGGTGCGCGAATCCGCGGCCCGGCTGATGACCCTGGCCAAGACCAGCCGGATCCCGGTGGTGCTGGTGGGTCATGTGACCAAGGACGGGGCCATTGCCGGCCCCCGGGTGCTGGAGCATATGGTGGATTGCGTTCTCTATTTTGAGGGGGATCGCGGCCATGCCTTCCGGATCCTGCGCACGGTCAAGAACCGCTATGGCTCCACCAACGAGATCGGGGTGTTTGAGATGAAGGAAGAGGGGCTGGTCCAGGTGGACAACCCCTCGGAGATATTTCTGGCCGAGCGTTCGGTCGATGTGCCCGGCTCGGTGGTGATGCCGAGCATTGAGGGCAGCCGGCCGATCCTGGTGGAGGTCCAGGCCCTGGTCAGCTCCACCAACTTCGGCACCCCGCGGCGGACCGCCATCGGCGCCGACCCCCAGCGGCTGGCCCTGTTGACCGCGGTGCTGGAGAAAAAGGCCGGCCTCTCCCTGGTGGCCAATGATATCTTTTTAAATATCGCCGGCGGGATCAGGATCGACGAGCCGGCCCTGGACCTGGGCGTGATCAGCGCGATTGCCTCCGGCTTCCTCGAACGGCCGATTCCGGCCGCCACCGTGGTCTGCGGCGAGGTCGGCCTGGCCGGCGAGGTGCGCGCCGTCGGCCAGATCGAGATGCGACTCAAGGAGGCCTACCGGCTGGGTTTCACCCGGTTTATCCTGCCGCGCAGCAATGCGGCGCGACTGGGGGCCAAGGTCCGCAAACAGACCCCGCTGGAGTTGATCGGGGTGGCCACGGTAACGGAACTTCTGGACAGGGTTTTTTGA
- a CDS encoding DUF167 family protein — protein MSYLRSDDNGVLLTLYIQPRASRTRFQGRHGDALKLAVTAPPVDNRANAMVIDYLAKFFCLPKSAVTIKSGLQSRTKQVQLARLSPAEVRAVLDRDLAR, from the coding sequence ATGTCCTATCTCCGCTCCGATGACAACGGCGTTCTTCTTACCCTCTACATCCAGCCGCGGGCCTCGCGCACCAGATTCCAGGGCCGACATGGCGATGCGCTCAAGCTGGCCGTCACCGCCCCGCCGGTGGACAACAGGGCCAACGCCATGGTGATCGACTATCTGGCCAAATTCTTTTGTCTGCCCAAATCCGCTGTCACCATCAAGTCAGGCCTGCAAAGCCGGACCAAACAGGTGCAACTGGCCCGCCTTTCCCCGGCCGAGGTCCGGGCCGTGCTTGACCGGGATCTGGCCCGCTGA
- a CDS encoding DivIVA domain-containing protein, whose protein sequence is MAITPEDIQHQEFQVRLRGFDMDEVDTFLEQVAEELYALLRENDQLRERIRELEQGRGDRTAGQALEKAATEEKLIALQERVRDELRATLNWYLEQLDPAVSQPVAATPGQEPAALPDRDELFQKMEMPGLEPAPRKAAEPPGPDPEPPPEPKKPEAPVATAEHIDPLFGPETLDDDTPEPAITFGGIEDKQDR, encoded by the coding sequence ATGGCCATCACCCCGGAAGATATCCAGCACCAGGAGTTTCAGGTCCGGTTGCGCGGCTTTGATATGGACGAGGTGGATACCTTCCTCGAACAGGTGGCCGAGGAGTTGTACGCCCTGCTCCGGGAAAATGACCAACTGCGGGAACGGATCCGTGAGTTGGAGCAGGGCCGGGGGGACAGAACGGCCGGCCAGGCTCTGGAAAAGGCTGCGACCGAGGAAAAACTGATTGCCCTGCAAGAGCGGGTCCGGGACGAATTGCGCGCCACCCTGAACTGGTACCTGGAGCAGTTGGATCCCGCGGTTTCGCAACCTGTCGCAGCCACTCCCGGCCAGGAACCGGCAGCTTTGCCGGACCGTGATGAACTTTTTCAAAAGATGGAGATGCCCGGGCTTGAACCCGCCCCCCGGAAGGCGGCAGAGCCTCCAGGGCCCGACCCTGAGCCGCCGCCCGAGCCGAAAAAACCGGAAGCGCCGGTGGCCACGGCAGAACATATCGACCCCCTGTTCGGGCCTGAAACCCTGGATGACGATACTCCGGAACCAGCGATCACCTTTGGCGGGATCGAGGACAAGCAGGACCGTTGA